In Pantoea cypripedii, the following proteins share a genomic window:
- a CDS encoding sugar ABC transporter ATP-binding protein, with translation MAATPILEMREITRRFGSFYALKGVDLTVWPGEVHALMGENGAGKSTLMKILAGAYTASSGEILIDGQPYVIKGPKDALAAGITLIYQEINLAPNLTVAENIFLGSEITRVGLVKRRQMAEEAQQVIDRLGAQFSATDLVSRLSIAEQQQVEIARALHRNSRILVMDEPTAALSNRETEQLFALIKRLRSAGMAIIYISHRMAEVYELSDRVSVLRDGQYVGSLTRDQLNASELVRMMVGRPLSDLFNKDRTIPFGEIRLAVNHLTDGKKVHPSSLAVRAGEIVGLAGLVGAGRSELAQLIFGVHKPSSGDVWIDGEKVKIHSPREAIAHGIGFLTENRKEQGLFLELAAQENIVMATLERDASYGLLNRRKGQKIASEAIQTLNIRVPHAQVRAGGLSGGNQQKLLVSRWVAIAPRILILDEPTRGVDVGAKSEIYRMMSQLAQQGVAILMISSELPEVVGMSDRVYVMRAGTIAGELSGEQISQENIMTLATGAQPVEP, from the coding sequence ATGGCGGCCACACCGATTCTGGAAATGCGGGAAATTACCCGGCGCTTTGGCAGTTTCTACGCGCTGAAAGGGGTGGATCTGACAGTCTGGCCCGGCGAGGTGCATGCGCTGATGGGGGAAAACGGCGCGGGCAAAAGCACGCTGATGAAAATTCTGGCCGGGGCATACACCGCCAGCAGCGGGGAAATCCTGATTGATGGTCAACCCTATGTCATTAAAGGACCGAAAGACGCGCTGGCGGCAGGCATCACCCTGATTTATCAGGAGATCAATCTGGCCCCCAATCTGACGGTGGCGGAAAACATCTTTCTCGGTAGCGAAATCACCCGCGTGGGCCTGGTCAAACGTCGCCAGATGGCGGAAGAGGCGCAGCAGGTGATCGATCGCCTCGGCGCGCAGTTCAGCGCCACCGATCTGGTCAGCCGTCTCAGCATTGCCGAGCAGCAGCAGGTGGAAATCGCCCGCGCGCTGCATCGCAACAGCCGCATCCTGGTGATGGATGAACCCACCGCCGCGCTCTCCAACCGCGAAACCGAGCAATTGTTTGCCTTGATCAAACGTCTGCGCAGCGCGGGGATGGCGATTATCTATATCAGCCACCGCATGGCGGAGGTGTATGAACTCTCTGACCGCGTCAGCGTGCTGCGTGATGGTCAGTATGTCGGCAGTCTGACGCGTGATCAACTCAACGCCAGCGAACTGGTGCGCATGATGGTCGGGCGTCCGCTCAGCGATCTGTTTAACAAAGATCGCACCATTCCTTTCGGTGAAATTCGCCTTGCAGTTAACCACCTGACAGACGGCAAAAAGGTCCATCCCAGCAGCCTGGCGGTGCGCGCCGGAGAGATTGTCGGGCTGGCGGGCCTGGTGGGGGCCGGGCGCAGCGAACTGGCGCAGCTGATTTTTGGCGTGCACAAGCCGAGTAGCGGCGATGTGTGGATTGATGGTGAGAAAGTGAAAATTCACTCCCCGCGCGAAGCCATCGCCCACGGCATTGGCTTTCTTACCGAGAACCGTAAAGAGCAGGGGTTATTTCTCGAACTGGCCGCCCAGGAAAATATTGTGATGGCGACGCTGGAACGTGACGCCAGCTATGGCCTGCTCAATCGGCGCAAAGGCCAGAAGATCGCCAGTGAGGCGATCCAGACCCTCAACATTCGTGTTCCCCATGCCCAGGTGCGCGCCGGAGGCTTGTCCGGTGGCAATCAGCAGAAGTTGCTGGTGTCGCGCTGGGTGGCGATTGCCCCGCGCATTCTGATCCTCGATGAACCCACGCGCGGCGTGGATGTCGGTGCCAAAAGTGAAATCTACCGCATGATGAGCCAGCTGGCGCAGCAGGGCGTGGCGATTCTGATGATCTCCAGTGAACTGCCGGAAGTGGTGGGGATGAGCGACCGGGTATACGTGATGCGCGCAGGCACCATTGCCGGTGAACTGAGCGGTGAACAGATTAGCCAGGAAAACATTATGACACTGGCCACCGGCGCACAGCCGGTCGAGCCTTGA
- a CDS encoding ATP-binding protein — protein MSRSLHWQVGARGRLLLFNLLVVCVTLAVGLVAISGFRHAGHIQEQAQAQTLADMSGSLALARDTANVATAAVRLSQVVGALEYQSESARLQQTQQALQHSLNQLARAPLALLQPALLQRIRERSQMLEQSINQLLLKGHERHLQRNLMLSGLWQAQLLLNHIDSLAVQQPFSPDLRQQTTRLLTVAIQSTMPQAAVRQLNTLFDAWSALPTQGVLADKVQQLVSTERALLPVATELDQSDIAIAYATYRIKALVAMLNDDITHYVQLVAQQTDTRSQATHQELDSIIGFIGLFMLLALLITGYAGYYIYRNLGSSLTAIAHAMTLLAQGEKSVNVPGLARRDELGDLARAFNVFARNTASLAHTSRLLKEKSNQLESTFLAMRDGFALFDNSGGLVVWNAQYAQLLGIAPRELHRGLHYQQLLKQLEIELHGMGEAQEVRLADGRTLELRFSPVPRRGMVNTVLERTTRKALEEALLHSQKMKAVGQLTGGLAHDFNNLLAVIIGSLALTVDQLPPGTLASRIERARQAADRSAQLTQRLLAFSRKQALYPRAVSVVDLVDNLQGLLQHSLLPGQQLVIEAERPGWPAWIDAGQLENALMNLVVNARDAMEKQSGEIRLRIWHQRRDEGDRVTIEVIDHGCGMSAEVQAQVFEPFFTTKAIGSGSGLGLSMVYGFVRQSGGQIELETAPGQGTTVRLLLPRAPDVAQSASAVAPQLLSASADRLVLVLDDEPAVRQTLCEHLHQLGYLTLECGDGESALTLLRQTPDIELLISDLMLPGNLNGADVIRQAQQQWPQLATLLISGQDLRQTPVMLPLCERLAKPWHQAQLVQALERAWQRSERLSRARRAATAAPLSR, from the coding sequence ATGAGTCGAAGTCTGCACTGGCAGGTAGGCGCGCGCGGTCGCCTGCTGCTGTTTAATCTGCTGGTGGTGTGCGTCACCCTGGCGGTGGGTCTGGTGGCGATTAGTGGATTTCGCCACGCCGGTCACATTCAGGAACAGGCGCAGGCGCAAACCCTCGCCGATATGAGTGGCAGCCTGGCGCTGGCACGCGACACCGCCAACGTGGCAACCGCCGCAGTGCGACTTTCCCAGGTGGTGGGCGCGCTGGAGTACCAAAGTGAATCGGCGCGCCTGCAACAAACCCAGCAGGCGTTGCAGCACTCGCTGAATCAACTGGCGCGTGCACCGCTGGCGTTGCTGCAACCGGCCTTGCTGCAACGTATCCGTGAACGCAGCCAGATGCTGGAGCAAAGCATCAATCAGCTGCTGCTCAAGGGCCATGAGCGCCATCTGCAACGCAACCTGATGCTGAGCGGCCTGTGGCAGGCTCAGTTGCTGCTCAACCATATCGATAGCCTGGCAGTGCAGCAGCCCTTTTCCCCCGACCTGCGCCAGCAAACCACCCGCCTGCTTACCGTCGCCATTCAGTCCACGATGCCGCAGGCGGCAGTGCGCCAGCTGAATACGCTATTTGATGCGTGGTCAGCGCTGCCAACGCAGGGGGTACTGGCGGATAAAGTGCAGCAACTGGTCAGCACCGAACGTGCGCTGCTGCCGGTTGCCACCGAGCTGGATCAGAGCGATATCGCCATTGCCTACGCCACCTATCGCATCAAAGCGCTGGTGGCGATGCTCAACGATGACATCACCCATTACGTGCAGCTGGTGGCGCAGCAAACGGATACCCGCAGCCAGGCCACCCATCAGGAGCTGGACTCCATCATCGGCTTTATCGGCCTGTTTATGTTGCTGGCGCTGCTGATCACCGGGTATGCCGGTTACTACATTTATCGCAACCTGGGTTCCAGCCTGACGGCCATCGCCCACGCCATGACGTTGCTGGCGCAGGGGGAGAAAAGTGTCAATGTGCCCGGACTGGCGCGGCGTGATGAGCTGGGGGACCTGGCGCGCGCCTTTAACGTGTTCGCGCGCAATACCGCCTCGCTGGCACACACCTCGCGTCTGCTGAAAGAGAAAAGTAACCAGCTGGAGTCCACCTTTCTGGCGATGCGCGATGGCTTTGCCCTGTTCGACAACAGCGGCGGGTTGGTGGTGTGGAATGCGCAATACGCGCAACTGCTGGGTATCGCGCCACGTGAATTGCATCGCGGCCTGCATTATCAGCAATTGCTGAAGCAACTGGAGATTGAACTGCACGGAATGGGTGAAGCGCAGGAGGTGCGGCTGGCGGATGGCCGCACGCTGGAACTGCGTTTCAGCCCGGTGCCACGGCGTGGTATGGTCAACACCGTGCTGGAACGCACCACGCGCAAAGCGCTGGAAGAGGCACTGCTGCACAGCCAGAAAATGAAGGCGGTTGGGCAACTCACCGGCGGGCTGGCTCACGATTTCAATAATCTGCTGGCGGTGATTATTGGCAGCCTGGCCCTTACCGTCGATCAACTGCCGCCCGGTACCCTCGCCAGCCGTATCGAACGCGCACGCCAGGCGGCGGATCGGTCCGCCCAGCTCACCCAGCGTCTGCTGGCCTTTTCGCGCAAACAGGCGCTGTATCCACGCGCCGTGTCGGTGGTCGATTTGGTGGATAATTTGCAGGGTCTGTTGCAGCACTCGCTGCTGCCGGGGCAGCAACTGGTGATTGAGGCCGAGCGCCCCGGTTGGCCCGCGTGGATCGACGCCGGACAGCTGGAGAATGCGCTGATGAATCTGGTGGTCAATGCGCGCGATGCGATGGAAAAGCAAAGCGGCGAAATCCGCCTGCGTATCTGGCATCAGCGGCGTGACGAAGGCGACCGCGTCACCATTGAAGTGATCGACCACGGTTGCGGCATGTCCGCCGAGGTACAGGCGCAGGTGTTCGAACCCTTTTTCACCACCAAAGCGATTGGCAGCGGCAGTGGGCTGGGATTGTCGATGGTGTATGGCTTTGTGCGTCAGTCCGGCGGGCAAATCGAACTGGAAACCGCGCCCGGCCAGGGCACCACGGTGCGCCTGTTATTGCCGCGCGCGCCTGATGTGGCACAGTCCGCGTCCGCCGTTGCGCCCCAGTTGCTGAGCGCCAGCGCCGACCGGCTGGTGTTGGTGCTGGATGACGAACCGGCGGTGCGCCAGACGTTGTGCGAACATTTACATCAGCTGGGCTACCTGACGCTGGAGTGTGGCGATGGCGAAAGCGCGCTGACGCTGCTGCGCCAGACGCCAGATATCGAACTGCTGATCAGTGACCTGATGCTACCCGGCAACCTTAACGGTGCCGATGTGATCCGCCAGGCGCAGCAGCAGTGGCCGCAACTGGCGACGCTGCTGATCAGTGGGCAGGATTTGCGCCAGACGCCGGTGATGCTGCCGCTGTGTGAGCGGCTGGCAAAACCCTGGCATCAGGCGCAGCTGGTGCAGGCGCTGGAACGCGCCTGGCAGCGTAGTGAACGGCTCAGTCGCGCGCGGCGGGCTGCCACAGCGGCACCGCTTTCCCGGTGA
- the phnE gene encoding phosphonate ABC transporter, permease protein PhnE: MIALAPDIGKLKQEHPALFAAQKRYLRRIALIALAVILYYVFFFEVFGIEWSRLLIGCQQLGRYFLRMFVWQDFANWPFGYYLSQIGITLAIVFAGTFTATLLALPISFLAARNVMHDPLTRPISLLMRRVLDILRGIDMAIWGLIFVRAVGMGPLAGVLAIVMQDIGLLGKLYAEGHEAVERSPSRGLGAVGANSLQKHRFGIFTQSFPTFLALSLYQIESNTRSAAVLGFVGAGGVGLVYAENMRLWNWDVVMFITVILAAIVMIMDVISSRLRKRYITGKAVPLWQPAARD, from the coding sequence ATGATTGCTCTCGCCCCGGATATCGGCAAACTGAAGCAGGAACACCCGGCGCTGTTTGCCGCACAAAAGCGCTATCTGCGCCGCATTGCGCTGATCGCACTGGCAGTGATTCTCTACTACGTCTTTTTCTTTGAAGTTTTTGGTATCGAATGGAGTCGTCTGCTGATTGGTTGCCAGCAGTTGGGACGTTATTTCCTGCGCATGTTTGTCTGGCAGGATTTCGCCAACTGGCCATTCGGTTATTACCTGTCGCAGATTGGTATCACGCTGGCGATTGTGTTTGCCGGTACTTTTACCGCGACGCTGCTGGCGCTGCCGATCTCCTTCCTGGCGGCGCGTAACGTGATGCACGATCCGCTTACCCGTCCGATTTCGCTGCTGATGCGCCGTGTGCTGGATATATTGCGCGGCATCGATATGGCGATTTGGGGTCTGATCTTTGTGCGTGCTGTCGGCATGGGGCCGCTGGCCGGGGTGCTGGCGATTGTGATGCAGGACATTGGCCTGCTCGGCAAACTGTATGCCGAAGGACACGAAGCGGTGGAACGTTCGCCGAGCCGTGGCCTGGGGGCCGTAGGGGCCAACAGCCTGCAAAAACACCGCTTCGGTATTTTCACCCAGTCGTTCCCGACCTTCCTCGCCCTCAGCCTGTACCAGATTGAATCCAACACCCGCTCGGCGGCCGTGCTGGGCTTTGTTGGCGCCGGCGGTGTCGGCCTGGTGTATGCCGAGAATATGCGCCTGTGGAACTGGGACGTGGTGATGTTTATCACCGTGATCCTCGCGGCGATCGTGATGATTATGGATGTGATCTCCAGCCGACTGCGTAAACGCTATATCACCGGGAAAGCGGTGCCGCTGTGGCAGCCCGCCGCGCGCGACTGA
- the phnE gene encoding phosphonate ABC transporter, permease protein PhnE — protein MTDFEHYYQRIRRQQKRDTLLWSLLLVALYLAAGKIAEFNLVTVWQSLPHFFDYIGETMPVLHLPVLFADVKTEGSFAYWGYRLNIQLPLIWETLQLAISSTVIGVAIAAGLAFFAADNTQSPAGVRLAIRAFVAFLRTMPELAWAVMFVMAFGIGAIPGFLALALHTVGSLTKLFYESIESASDKPVRGLAACGASKLQRMRFAFWPQVKPTFLSYSFMRLEINFRSSTILGLVGAGGIGQELMTNIKLDRYDQVSITLLLIIVVVSLLDTISGWLRRRVVEGERA, from the coding sequence TTGACCGATTTCGAACACTACTATCAACGCATCCGTCGTCAGCAAAAGCGTGACACGTTGCTGTGGTCGCTGTTGCTGGTGGCGCTGTATCTGGCTGCGGGCAAAATCGCGGAATTCAACCTGGTCACTGTCTGGCAATCATTGCCACATTTCTTTGATTACATTGGCGAAACTATGCCTGTGCTGCATTTGCCGGTGCTGTTTGCTGATGTGAAAACCGAAGGTTCCTTCGCGTATTGGGGCTATCGCCTGAATATTCAGTTGCCGCTGATCTGGGAAACCTTACAGCTGGCGATTTCGTCCACGGTGATTGGCGTGGCTATCGCCGCCGGGCTGGCCTTCTTCGCCGCCGACAATACGCAATCTCCCGCTGGCGTGCGTCTCGCCATCCGTGCGTTTGTTGCCTTTTTGCGCACCATGCCGGAACTGGCGTGGGCGGTGATGTTCGTGATGGCCTTTGGCATTGGTGCCATTCCCGGCTTTCTTGCGCTGGCATTGCACACAGTTGGCAGCCTGACCAAGCTGTTCTACGAGTCGATTGAAAGTGCGTCGGACAAGCCGGTACGCGGCCTGGCCGCCTGCGGTGCCAGCAAATTGCAGCGCATGCGCTTTGCTTTCTGGCCGCAGGTCAAACCAACCTTCCTCTCCTACAGCTTTATGCGTCTGGAGATTAATTTCCGCTCCTCCACCATTCTGGGTCTGGTAGGGGCAGGGGGCATCGGCCAGGAGCTGATGACCAATATCAAACTCGACCGTTACGATCAGGTCAGCATTACGCTGCTGCTGATCATCGTGGTGGTGTCGCTGCTGGATACGATCTCTGGCTGGCTGCGCCGTCGCGTGGTGGAAGGAGAACGCGCATGA
- the phnD gene encoding phosphonate ABC transporter substrate-binding protein, with protein sequence MKLTSLALLTGALMAFGVNAADAPKQLNLGILGGQNATQQIGDNQCVKTFFDKELNVDTQLRNSSDYSGVIQGLLGNKIDLVLSMSPASYASVYLQNPKAVDIVGIVVDDKDGSQGYHSVVIVKADSPYKKLEDLKGKSFGMADPDSTSGFLMPNQAFKKEFGGTVDDKYKGTFSNVTFSGGHEQDILGVLNGQFDGAVTWTSLVGDYNTGYTSGAFGRLIRMDHPDLMKQIRIIWKSPLIPNGPILVSNNLPADFKEKVVATIKKLDKEDHSCFVKAVGGEQHIGPATVADYQNIIDMKRDLMKGSRG encoded by the coding sequence ATGAAACTGACCTCTTTAGCTTTACTGACTGGCGCTTTGATGGCTTTTGGCGTTAACGCAGCGGATGCCCCTAAGCAACTTAACCTCGGGATTCTGGGTGGCCAGAACGCCACGCAGCAGATTGGCGACAACCAGTGTGTGAAAACCTTCTTCGACAAAGAGCTGAATGTTGACACCCAACTGCGTAACTCTTCTGACTACTCAGGCGTGATTCAGGGCCTGCTGGGTAACAAAATTGACCTGGTACTGAGTATGTCACCGGCATCCTATGCCTCGGTCTACCTGCAAAACCCGAAAGCGGTTGATATCGTTGGTATCGTGGTGGATGACAAAGACGGTTCACAAGGTTACCACTCGGTAGTGATCGTTAAAGCGGACAGCCCGTACAAAAAGCTGGAAGACCTGAAAGGTAAATCCTTCGGCATGGCCGACCCGGATTCGACTTCTGGCTTCCTGATGCCGAACCAGGCATTCAAGAAAGAGTTTGGCGGCACGGTGGATGATAAGTACAAAGGCACCTTCTCTAACGTGACCTTCTCCGGCGGCCACGAGCAAGACATCCTCGGCGTGCTGAATGGTCAGTTTGACGGCGCGGTAACCTGGACTTCACTGGTGGGTGATTACAACACCGGTTACACCTCAGGTGCGTTTGGTCGTCTGATTCGTATGGACCACCCGGACCTGATGAAACAGATTCGCATCATCTGGAAATCACCGTTGATCCCGAACGGCCCAATCCTGGTGAGCAACAATCTGCCCGCCGACTTTAAAGAAAAAGTGGTGGCAACCATCAAGAAACTGGATAAAGAAGATCACAGCTGCTTTGTTAAAGCAGTGGGCGGTGAGCAGCATATCGGCCCGGCAACTGTCGCTGACTATCAGAACATCATTGATATGAAGCGTGACCTGATGAAGGGCAGCCGCGGGTAA
- the phnC gene encoding phosphonate ABC transporter ATP-binding protein has protein sequence MAQALLKTVVDNPYVPHLQQGNKVLSVQGLCKAYGENRVLDNVSFDLHAGELVAVIGRSGAGKSTLLHMLNGTISASEGAILTQRSGEAERNVVTLNSRQMREWRSECGMIFQDFCLVPRLDVLTNVLLGRLSQTSTLKSFFKVFSEADRAQAIELLQWMNMLPQALQRAENLSGGQMQRVAICRALMQNPKILLADEPVASLDPKNTKRIMDVLRQVSEQGISVMVNLHSIELVKNYCTRVIGIQRGKVLFDGHPSELTDGLLHELYGDEINQLH, from the coding sequence ATGGCACAGGCATTACTGAAAACCGTGGTCGACAATCCTTATGTTCCGCACCTGCAGCAGGGCAACAAGGTGTTGTCGGTGCAGGGACTGTGCAAAGCGTACGGCGAAAACCGCGTACTGGATAATGTCAGTTTCGATCTGCATGCGGGGGAACTGGTGGCGGTGATTGGTCGCTCCGGCGCAGGCAAATCGACATTGTTACATATGCTGAATGGCACCATTTCAGCCAGTGAGGGTGCCATCCTCACCCAGCGTAGCGGCGAAGCGGAACGCAATGTGGTGACGCTGAACAGCCGCCAGATGCGTGAGTGGCGCAGCGAGTGCGGCATGATTTTTCAGGACTTTTGCCTGGTGCCACGCCTCGATGTGTTGACTAACGTGCTGCTGGGGCGTCTCAGCCAGACCTCGACACTGAAATCCTTCTTCAAAGTCTTTTCCGAAGCTGACCGCGCTCAGGCAATCGAGCTGTTGCAGTGGATGAACATGCTGCCGCAGGCGCTGCAACGCGCCGAAAACCTGTCTGGTGGTCAGATGCAGCGCGTGGCGATTTGTCGTGCGTTGATGCAGAACCCGAAGATCCTGCTGGCGGATGAGCCGGTAGCCTCTCTCGACCCGAAAAACACCAAACGCATCATGGACGTGCTGCGCCAGGTCAGCGAGCAGGGCATCAGCGTGATGGTCAACCTGCACTCGATTGAACTGGTGAAAAACTACTGCACCCGCGTCATCGGTATTCAGCGCGGCAAGGTGCTGTTTGACGGACATCCTTCTGAGTTGACCGACGGCCTGCTGCACGAGCTGTACGGCGACGAAATTAACCAGCTCCACTAA
- the phnN gene encoding ribose 1,5-bisphosphokinase, whose amino-acid sequence MARLIWLTGPSGSGKDSLLNALREAPPERLVIAHRYITRPADAGGENHVALSEAEFRRREALGLFALSWQAHGLSYGLGEEIDHWLARGLNVLVNGSRLHLPVAQQRYGSQLLPLVLQVSPEVLAARLRQRGRESEAEIARRLARAAEPLPAHSLPLNNDGALADTLAQLRQLLA is encoded by the coding sequence ATGGCGCGCCTGATTTGGCTGACCGGGCCATCCGGCTCGGGGAAAGACAGCCTGCTCAACGCGCTGCGTGAAGCACCGCCAGAGCGTCTGGTGATCGCCCATCGCTACATTACCCGTCCGGCAGATGCCGGGGGGGAAAACCATGTGGCGCTGAGCGAAGCCGAGTTTCGGCGGCGTGAGGCGCTCGGGTTATTTGCTCTCAGCTGGCAGGCGCACGGTCTCAGCTATGGTCTGGGTGAGGAAATCGACCACTGGCTGGCACGCGGTCTTAACGTGCTGGTCAATGGTTCGCGTCTGCATCTGCCGGTGGCGCAGCAACGCTACGGCAGCCAGCTGCTGCCGCTGGTGTTGCAGGTGTCACCCGAGGTGCTGGCGGCGCGTCTGCGGCAGCGGGGGCGCGAAAGCGAGGCGGAGATCGCCCGCCGTCTGGCCCGCGCCGCTGAGCCGCTCCCGGCCCACAGCTTGCCGCTCAATAACGATGGTGCGCTGGCGGATACGCTCGCTCAGTTACGGCAATTGCTGGCGTAA
- the phnM gene encoding alpha-D-ribose 1-methylphosphonate 5-triphosphate diphosphatase, whose amino-acid sequence MIVNNVRLVLENEVVAGSLEIREGRIASFSDSNSQQPGALDGEQAYLLPGLVELHTDNLDKFFTPRPKVDWPAHSAMSSHDALMVASGITTVLDAIGVGDVRDGGHRLDNLNKMIDAIRDSNRKGLNRVDHQLHLRCELPYHTTLTLFEALVSTPELSLVSLMDHSPGQRQYASLEKYRDYYQGKYQLNDAQMDEFEREQLALAAEWSQPNRNAIAAMCRARGIPIASHDDATAAHVAESHDVGSAIAEFPTTLEAAAASRACGMQVLMGAPNIVRGGSHSGNVAAWELASAGLLDILSSDYYPASLLDAVFRLTADERNTLELPQAVALVTRNPARAIGLQDRGIIAEGLRADLVLAHTDHGHPHIRHVWSQGRLVF is encoded by the coding sequence ATGATCGTCAATAACGTCCGACTGGTGCTGGAAAATGAAGTGGTGGCCGGATCGCTGGAGATCCGCGAAGGGCGTATTGCCAGCTTTAGCGACAGCAACAGCCAGCAGCCTGGCGCGCTGGATGGCGAACAGGCGTATCTGCTGCCAGGGCTGGTGGAGTTGCATACTGACAACCTGGATAAATTCTTCACCCCGCGTCCGAAAGTGGACTGGCCTGCCCATTCCGCCATGAGCAGCCATGATGCGCTGATGGTCGCCAGCGGCATTACCACGGTGCTGGATGCGATTGGCGTGGGCGACGTGCGTGACGGCGGTCATCGCCTCGATAACCTCAACAAGATGATCGACGCCATCCGCGACAGCAATCGCAAAGGGCTGAACCGCGTCGATCACCAGCTGCATCTGCGCTGTGAACTGCCTTATCACACCACGCTGACGCTGTTTGAAGCGCTGGTAAGCACGCCGGAACTGTCGCTGGTGTCGCTGATGGATCACTCGCCAGGCCAGCGTCAGTACGCCTCGCTGGAGAAGTACCGCGATTATTATCAGGGCAAATATCAGCTCAATGACGCGCAGATGGACGAGTTTGAACGCGAACAGCTGGCGCTGGCGGCCGAATGGTCACAGCCGAACCGCAACGCCATTGCGGCGATGTGCCGGGCGCGCGGCATTCCGATTGCCAGCCATGATGATGCCACCGCGGCGCACGTTGCCGAATCTCATGACGTCGGCAGTGCGATTGCTGAATTCCCCACCACGCTGGAAGCGGCAGCCGCCTCGCGTGCCTGCGGTATGCAGGTGCTGATGGGCGCGCCCAATATCGTGCGCGGCGGTTCGCACTCCGGCAACGTGGCAGCCTGGGAACTGGCGAGTGCCGGTCTGCTGGATATCCTCTCCTCGGATTACTACCCGGCCAGCCTGCTGGATGCGGTATTCCGCTTAACGGCGGATGAACGCAACACGCTGGAACTGCCGCAAGCGGTGGCGCTGGTGACACGTAATCCGGCGCGGGCCATCGGCTTGCAGGATCGTGGCATCATCGCTGAAGGACTGCGTGCTGACCTGGTACTGGCGCACACCGATCATGGTCATCCGCATATTCGTCATGTGTGGTCGCAGGGCAGGCTGGTGTTCTGA
- the phnL gene encoding phosphonate C-P lyase system protein PhnL yields MNTQLRVEKLCKTFVLHNQSGVALPVLQDASLEVNAGECVVLHGRSGSGKSTLLRALYGNYQANSGHIWLQHDGEWIDMAQAPARQILAIRRNTIGWVSQFLRVIPRVPTLEIVMQPLLERGVERAFCEKRAKELLTRLNVPQRLWSLAPSTFSGGEQQRVNIARGFIADYPVLLLDEPTASLDNANSAAVVELIEQARARGAAIVGIFHDEAVRSRVADRLHVMQPVQTGAEA; encoded by the coding sequence ATGAATACGCAATTGCGCGTGGAGAAGCTGTGTAAGACCTTTGTGCTGCACAACCAGAGCGGCGTGGCGCTGCCGGTGTTGCAGGACGCCAGTCTGGAAGTCAACGCGGGCGAATGTGTGGTGCTGCATGGCCGCTCCGGTAGCGGCAAATCAACGCTGCTGCGCGCGCTGTACGGCAACTATCAGGCCAACAGCGGCCATATCTGGCTGCAACATGACGGGGAATGGATCGATATGGCGCAGGCACCGGCGCGTCAGATCCTCGCCATTCGCCGCAATACCATTGGCTGGGTCAGTCAGTTTCTGCGCGTCATCCCGCGTGTGCCGACGCTGGAGATCGTGATGCAGCCGCTGCTGGAGCGTGGCGTGGAACGCGCCTTCTGTGAGAAACGCGCCAAAGAGCTGCTGACGCGCCTGAATGTGCCGCAACGCCTGTGGTCGCTGGCACCGTCAACTTTCTCCGGCGGTGAGCAGCAGCGCGTCAATATCGCGCGCGGCTTTATCGCTGACTATCCGGTGCTGCTGCTGGATGAACCGACCGCCTCCCTCGATAACGCCAATAGCGCGGCGGTGGTGGAACTGATTGAGCAGGCGCGCGCCCGGGGTGCGGCCATCGTAGGTATTTTTCATGACGAAGCGGTGCGCAGTCGCGTGGCCGATCGCCTGCACGTCATGCAGCCGGTACAAACAGGAGCAGAAGCATGA